The genomic region GATCTCTTGAGGGGAAATTTCATCTCGCTTTCTTCAATAGTGGTCCGTCGAGACGTCTTTGACGAAGTCGGTTATTTTGATAAAAAGTACAAGATCCCCCAGGATTATGATTTATCCCTCAGGATCGCCGCAAAATACCCTATTGATTATGTCGACAAACCGTTGTTCTACTACCGCATATATGATGACAGCACATCGCTGGGCAATGTAAGCGTCCTCATCAATGAGACCCTTGATATTCTTGACACATGGGAAAAAAAGGCGGGTGATCCACGGGTTTCCGCCGCTATTGCCGAGCACAAATCTCAACAGTATCTCGGTCTGTCGCGGTATTATGTCTCGGCGGGCGATAAAAAGAGCGCCGCACAGGCCCTTGTGATCGCCGCGGGCTATAGTGAAAACCGGATGATACGGACGAAAAAAAGACTCCTGACCCTTTTTGGCCTGAGGGGGTATAGGGTAGTCAACACAATATGGGACATGATGCAAAGAAAAAAGCGGCGGGGGTACATCGGATCGCTGGAAGGGTGTATGCATGATTCCCACGTGTAGTCGAATTGTCGGGCCGTCTTGAATTGATGAAAGTCTTTTATGTCAATCGTGTGTCGTGGGGGGAGAGGGGAGTGGGTGCTTTTCTTATGATTGTCGGAAAGGTACGCGGGCGGGGATCATCGGTTGATGTCTCATTGAGATGATGATTGCGTCGTAATTATACATCGTGGATGGTGATTATGGGGAATCTTACCGGGAAGCGTGTTTTGGTGACCGGCGCCGGCGGTTTTATCGGAAGCCATGTGACCGAAGCCCTGGTGCGTGAAGGCGCGTCCGTAATCGGATTCGTCCACTACAACAGCAGGAACGACTGGGGTAATCTTGAACTGCTGGAAGAAGAGATCCGAAAGGAGGTGAATGTCTTTGCAGGAGACGTCACCGATCCTTTCAGCGTTCGCACCGCTGCCCTCGATAGTGAGATAATCTTTCATCTTGCCGCGCTCATCGGGATCCCATATTCGTACACGGCGCCGGCGTCGTACGTCGCCGTGAACGTCACGGGCACCCTGAACGTCATGGAGGCGGCCAGGGAAACCGGCGCCCGGGTCGTTCACACGTCGACGTCCGAGACATACGGTTCGGCGCAGTATGTTCCGATAGACGAGAAACATCCCCTTGTCGGGCAATCGCCGTATTCCGCCTCAAAAATCGCCGCCGATAAGATTGTCGAGAGTTATTACCGATCCTTCGATATGCCGGTCGTGACCGTTCGTCCGTTCAATAATTACGGCCCCAGGCAAAGCGCCCGGGCGGTCATTCCGACGATCATCTCCCAGGTCGTTTCGGGATTTCCTGAGATTAAACTGGGGCTGACAACGCCGATACGTGATCTGCTGTACGTGTCCGATACCGCCCGGGGATACATGCTCGCGGCGTCCTCACAGGAGGCCGAGGGCGAAACGATAAATCTGGGATACGGCAAGGGCATCACCATCGGCGATTTGGCGCGGATGATTATCGAGATTTCGGGAAAAGACGTGTCCGTGGTATCCGATGAAAGTCGTGTGAGGCCCGAGAAGAGCGAAGTAACACAGTTGATAGCGGACAACACCAAAGCCAAGGCGCTTCTCGGATGGGAGCCCCGTGTCGAACTGAGGGAGGGATTGGAGAGGTGTTATGCGTATATCCGGGACAATCTCTCTCTCTTCAAACCGGAAATATATAATGTGTAGGAGCAAAAGGAGCTTCTCGTGAGAGCGGTAATTCTTGCCGGAGGTAAAGGGAAGAGGCTCATGCCGTATACCGCGATTTTGCCCAAACCGCTGATGCCGGTCGGCGATCGCCCGATCCTGGAAATAATCATCCTCCAGCTCAAGCGATGCGGTTTTACCCATATAACGATGGCCGTCGGTCATCTTGCGTCCCTGATACAGACGTTCTTTGGTGATGGATCACGATGGGGCGTGAAGATCGATTATTCGATAGAGGACAGCCCCCTTGGAACAGCGGGTCCGATAGGCCTGATCGACGACCTGTCGGACGATTTCCTTGTGATAAATGGGGATATCCTCACGGATCTGAATTTTGCGCTGTTGATGGAACAGCACAAGCAATCCGGCGCAATGGCCACTGTCTCTTCATATGAAAAGAAGGTTGAGATAACCCTCGGGATTTTGGAAACGGAACAAAATCGTGTGACGAAATATATCGAGAAACCCACACTGACGTATCGTGTCTCAATGGGCGTCTATGCCATGAATGTCTCCGTTCTCACATATATCACAAAGGGGGCGCCGTTGGATTTCCCGGACCTCTTCACGTCATTGGTCGCCGCCGATGAAAGGGTCATGTCGTATGATTTCGACGGCGTCTGGTTTGATATCGGCAGGGTTGAAGATTACGAGGAGGCCGTTGTCTCTTTTCAGGCGCACACGAATATCTTCCTTACGTAGGGCCGCATCAGGATGAAACGAGCGCTCATCACCGGGGCACTGGGACTGGCCGGAGTATATCTGGCTCGACACCTCATTGAGAAGGGATATCGTGTATTTGGAATGGACGTCAGGGACGGCCGTGACGACGACCTTGTCCCTGAGGGGCTCAAGATCATTACCGGAGACATTACCAATCCGAGTGATGTGATCGAATCTTTTAAGATATCGTCTCCTCATCTGGTCTTTCATCTCGGGGCGATGATCTCGGGCGGCGGGGCTGCGGGCGGCAGCGCCGATTTTTTGGATTGCAATGTGAAGGGAACGCTGCATGTTCTCGAGACGGCGCTGGCTCAAAACAAGAAATCCCGGATTCTCTTTTCCTCCTCTTCCGCGGTGTATGACGCGGGTATTCGAAAGACGGTTGCCGAAGACTCCCCCCTGGGGCCCGTGACGTTTTACGGAGTCACGAAGCTGTTGTCCGAGCAGCTGTGCACCTATTTCGCCGGGAAATACGATCAGGAAATCGTTATCGCACGGACCTTCAACAATACCGCCCCGGGAGAGCATACCAGGATGGTGTCGTCCAGCCTGGCCGTCCAGGTGGCGCGGATGGAGGGTGGTGAGGCGCCTCCCCTTTTGAAGGTCGGGCGGACGGACATCGTGAGGGATTTTACGGACACGCGGGATGTTGTGCGCGCATATTTCGGACTCATCGAAAAGGGCGAGCGAGGCGGGATATATAATGTCTGCAGCGGCACCGGCAGGCCGATAGCATGTATTATCGATGTGCTCAGGGAAGCGTCTTCGATCTCCTTTGACGTGGAGACGGAATCCGGGCGGGAGAGAAATGCAAAAGAGGACATCTCGTCCCAGATCGGCGATCCGTCGAAGCTTACGGCCCGAACGGGATGGAAGACGAACATCCCCTTTGAGCAGACGATACGGGAGCTTCTGGACTATTGGAGGAGGAACGTGTCGCGTTCCTGAGCGTCGATGTCATCCGTATCTTGAATAATGGATCGCACAGACTGCCGCGGCATGAAGGAGATATCCCGACAATTCCGGGGAATCTTCCTGATATCATCTCGAAACGAAAATGAAGAGTGTCTACAGTAACCATCGTGTGGTAGGGTATGAAAAAGATTACCGTTTCAACATCAACATTCGGTGCGTATGACAGAGCCCCCCTCGAATCTCTTGAGGCCAGGGGGTATACGGTCGTGTTGAATCCGTTTGGAAGAACCCTTTCCGAACAGGAGGTGATCGACCTTGCCGGGGGGTCGGTCGGCCTTATTGCGGGCACGGAGTCGCTCAGCCTCGGGGTGCTGAATTCCCTTTCCGATCTCAAGGTGATCGTGAGGCTCGGGACCGGAATGGATAATGTGGATATGGAGGCGGCAGAAAAAGCGGGAATCGCCGTTACCAACACACCCGACGGTCCCGTTCTTGCTGTGGCGGAACTGACAATCGCCCTGGCGCTCTCGCTGTTGAGAAATATCGCCCTGATGAACGGTCACATGAAGGGCGGGACGTGGGAAAAGAGGATGGGAAACCTCCTTTTTGGGAAACGGGTCGGAATCATCGGGTACGGTAAGATCGGCATGAAGGTGGGGGAGCTGTTTCAGAAACTCGGCTGCGATATTTCTTTTTTCGATCCCGTCGTGGAAGCGTCTTTTCCCGGTGCGACGAAACTTTCGCTTGTGGAGCTGCTCAAAACATCGGATATCGTCACCATACATGCTTCCGGCGGGGACGCTCCCATCATCGGGAAAGAGGAAACGGCCGTGGTGAAAGAGGGCGCATGGCTGATAAATTGTTCCCGGGGCACGCTTATTGATGAGACGGCGCTCATCGACGCGCTTCAAAGCGGCCGTATTCGCGGGGCTGCGCTGGATGTCTTCAGCCGGGAGCCGTACAGCGGCCCGCTGACGGCCCTGGATAACGTGATCCTGACCCCACATATCGGGTCGTATGCACTGGAGGCGCGGGTGAAGATGGAGCACGACGCAGTGCAGTTGCTCCTTGCGGGGTTGGATGGGCTGAACGGGAAATGAGTGAATAGATCGCCGAAGGGACGGGGCGATAAAAGGGGGAGGGAAACGTGCGCGGGTCGATGTGTATTGAGAGATGACGGATATGCACGGGTTTCATTCTTTTAGTGTAAAAGTATCCGGTGAGCGGTATGGATGAATGGATTTTTCTTTCGTATCTGTTGGACGGGCGGACGCCCGCATACGGCGGCGGTGAATCCATACAGATAGAGTCCGTTCGATCGATGGAGAATGGAGATACCTGCAACACATCGCAATGGGCCCTCTCAAATCACCTGGGAACGCACATCGACGCCCCCAGGCATTTTGCACACAACGGAAAAACCGTCGATGACTATCCGGCTTCTTTCTGGATATTCACCTCGGTCTGTGTTGTGTGCGTTGAAACAACGAAGGGTGAGATGACGATCGGGCGCGGTGAATTGGAAAAGGCGGGGGTGCCCGATCAAACCGACCTTTTGATATTTAAAACAGGTTTTTCCGACCTCAGAGATAAGGACTCCTATATCTATGAGGGGCCGGTGTTTCTGCCGGAAACCGCGGATTATATCCGATCGGAGCTTCGGTCCGTCAGAGTCATCGGATTCGACTCAATATCGGTCTCATCATGGAGGGACCGCCCCCTTGGGAGGGAGACGCATAAGCGGTTTCTGGACCATGAAAACCCCATCCTCCTTTTGGAGGATCTCGATCTCTCTTCGATAGATCGTCACAGCACCATTGTGTGCTGTATCATCAGCCCGCTTCGTGTGACCGGCGCCGACGCCTCACCATGTACGGTTCTGGCGCGGATACACCATACATGAGTATTATCGCCGATGGAAGCGTTGCCGACATGGATGAAAAAACGGCCGTATAGCGCCGTTTCGCGTTGCCACGCGGGATCTCACGGTAATCATGAAGGAGACATGAGGATTTCCCGGTACTTGGCTTTTTTGATCGTGTGCGGCAACTTTTTTTGTTTGACACGATACAAGAGAGCGGTTAAAATTCAATAAGTGAACATCAAAAGTGCTGGGATATTAGCGAAATAGCAAAGAATCGCTTTTATTCTATCGGGTTCTCTCGTCCCGACGTCTCTGTTCGCGAGAGAGTACCATGAGTGGATGGTCGAGAGCGATCTGTTCGTCGATGTGATGGATCGGCGACTGCTTCGACCGCGGGACCCGATCCTCTCGGAATGACATGCGCCGTATGTATTGAGAGGTGCGTTGATCGGGATATGTGGGAAATATTCGATTGATAGCATTGAAAGAAGAGAAGATGACGTTTCTCTTGTTCCGGTGAAAAATGGGGGGGCTTTCGCTCTCTCAATTGTGGAACAGGAGATGTTAAACGTGTCATATTTATGGTAGTATCGGTATATGGGATGAAGATGGGCGTTATGTTTCATACCAGGATGAACTCGCAGTGGTTTCCTGGTAAAGTTTTTTGTATTGTGCATGAAAAACCGATGTTCATTCCACTTACCATGTACCGGAATGGAGAAAAACATTGTTAAACGGTAAAACGATACTTATCACCGGTGGGACCGGATCGTTCGGGAAAAAATGCGTTCAAACCATTCTTTCCCGATATGAACCGAGAAGACTTATCATTTTCAGCAGGGACGAGCTGAAACAGTTTGAGATGTCACAGGTGTTCAGCGTGGAGAAATATCCTTGTCTTCGATATTTTATCGGCGATGTGCGGGATAAAGAGCGGCTGCACAGGGCGTTTCACAATGTTGATTATGTCATTCACGCCGCCGCCCTCAAGCAGGTTCCATCCTGCGAGTACAACCCATTTGAGGCGATCAAGACGAACATCATCGGCGCGGAGAATATCATTAATGTCGCCATCGACCAGGGGATAAAGAAAATCATCGCCCTTTCGACGGACAAGGCTGCGAATCCAATCAACCTGTACGGCGCCACCAAGCTCTGCGCCGACAAGCTGTTCATCGCGGCCAATACATATGCGAGCAGCGGAAATACGCGTTTCGCCAACGTCAGGTACGGCAATGTGTTCGGCTCTCGGGGAAGCGTTATCCCGTTTTTCCTCGAGGAGCGAAAGAACGGGGTGCTTCCGATTACGGATGAGCGCATGACGCGGTTCTGGATCACCCTCCAGCGGGGTGTTGATTTCGTTCTTGCAAGCCTGGAGAGAATGAAGGGCGGTGAGCTTTTTATCCCCAAAATCCCGAGCATGAAAATTGTTGACCTGGCCCGTGCCATCGGCCCCGAGTGCGAATTGAAGGTTGTGGGCATTCGGCCCGGAGAAAAAATACACGAGGTGCTCCTTCCCCGGGAGGAGTCGAGAAACGCCGTTGAATTTGATGAATTTTACGTTGTCCAGCCCGATATGAAATTTTTTCATTACGAGTCATGGAGTAACGGTGCGGAAGTCCCGGAAGGATTTGAATACAACAGCGGGAACAACACTCAATGGCTGACGGCTGAACAGATGAGAAGCATGATCGAGGAGCTGTATCCCGAAGAACCGGTTGGTATTGATACCACCTATATGAAAATAAAATGAGATGAACGATCCCGAAATAATTCCATATGGCTGCCAAACGATAGAAGAAGACGATATTGAGTCCGTTGTAGAGATTCTTCGCTCAACCCTCATTACCACCGGCCCGGCAGTCGAACAGTTTGAAGATAAACTGCGGAATTACCTGGGAGTGAAATACGCCGTTGTGTGTTCATCCGGGACGGCGGCGCTGCATCTCGCATGTTTGGCCGCCGGAATCGGCCCCGGAGATGACGTCATCACCTCTCCCCTTACCTTTTCGGCGTCGGCGAACTGTTCCATATTCGTCAATGCCCGCCCACGCTTTGTGGATATCGAGATTGACACGGGATGCATGAACGCCGATGCCCTGGAGGAATACCTCTCAGAGAGAAAAAACAACGGGAGCGCACGCGCGGTTATCCCCGTTCATTATTCCGGGCTCACCTGTGATATCCCCGGGATATACGATATCGCCCGGGAAAACGACCTTGTTGTCATTGAGGACAGCTGTCACGCCCTTGGTGCACAGTACCGGCATGATGGAACATGGTACATGGTTGGGGCGTGTGCCCACTCGGACATGTCGGTTTTCAGCTTTCATCCGGTGAAACACATCACCACCGGTGAAGGAGGGGCGATAACGAC from Candidatus Zymogenaceae bacterium harbors:
- a CDS encoding glycosyltransferase, with amino-acid sequence MAKNTVSIVVPVYNAQQYIGAAIQSAVDQTYPDKEIIVVNDGSKDDSEREILLFKEHIHYISQDNAGASAARNRGIQAASGTHIAFLDHDDVWLPHKLEEQMALFDRDPSPGLVFSDFYYLKGSSVYKETQENRFHRGDALVDLLRGNFISLSSIVVRRDVFDEVGYFDKKYKIPQDYDLSLRIAAKYPIDYVDKPLFYYRIYDDSTSLGNVSVLINETLDILDTWEKKAGDPRVSAAIAEHKSQQYLGLSRYYVSAGDKKSAAQALVIAAGYSENRMIRTKKRLLTLFGLRGYRVVNTIWDMMQRKKRRGYIGSLEGCMHDSHV
- a CDS encoding GDP-mannose 4,6-dehydratase, which codes for MVIMGNLTGKRVLVTGAGGFIGSHVTEALVREGASVIGFVHYNSRNDWGNLELLEEEIRKEVNVFAGDVTDPFSVRTAALDSEIIFHLAALIGIPYSYTAPASYVAVNVTGTLNVMEAARETGARVVHTSTSETYGSAQYVPIDEKHPLVGQSPYSASKIAADKIVESYYRSFDMPVVTVRPFNNYGPRQSARAVIPTIISQVVSGFPEIKLGLTTPIRDLLYVSDTARGYMLAASSQEAEGETINLGYGKGITIGDLARMIIEISGKDVSVVSDESRVRPEKSEVTQLIADNTKAKALLGWEPRVELREGLERCYAYIRDNLSLFKPEIYNV
- a CDS encoding NTP transferase domain-containing protein; the protein is MRAVILAGGKGKRLMPYTAILPKPLMPVGDRPILEIIILQLKRCGFTHITMAVGHLASLIQTFFGDGSRWGVKIDYSIEDSPLGTAGPIGLIDDLSDDFLVINGDILTDLNFALLMEQHKQSGAMATVSSYEKKVEITLGILETEQNRVTKYIEKPTLTYRVSMGVYAMNVSVLTYITKGAPLDFPDLFTSLVAADERVMSYDFDGVWFDIGRVEDYEEAVVSFQAHTNIFLT
- a CDS encoding NAD-dependent epimerase/dehydratase family protein is translated as MKRALITGALGLAGVYLARHLIEKGYRVFGMDVRDGRDDDLVPEGLKIITGDITNPSDVIESFKISSPHLVFHLGAMISGGGAAGGSADFLDCNVKGTLHVLETALAQNKKSRILFSSSSAVYDAGIRKTVAEDSPLGPVTFYGVTKLLSEQLCTYFAGKYDQEIVIARTFNNTAPGEHTRMVSSSLAVQVARMEGGEAPPLLKVGRTDIVRDFTDTRDVVRAYFGLIEKGERGGIYNVCSGTGRPIACIIDVLREASSISFDVETESGRERNAKEDISSQIGDPSKLTARTGWKTNIPFEQTIRELLDYWRRNVSRS
- a CDS encoding phosphoglycerate dehydrogenase, with product MKKITVSTSTFGAYDRAPLESLEARGYTVVLNPFGRTLSEQEVIDLAGGSVGLIAGTESLSLGVLNSLSDLKVIVRLGTGMDNVDMEAAEKAGIAVTNTPDGPVLAVAELTIALALSLLRNIALMNGHMKGGTWEKRMGNLLFGKRVGIIGYGKIGMKVGELFQKLGCDISFFDPVVEASFPGATKLSLVELLKTSDIVTIHASGGDAPIIGKEETAVVKEGAWLINCSRGTLIDETALIDALQSGRIRGAALDVFSREPYSGPLTALDNVILTPHIGSYALEARVKMEHDAVQLLLAGLDGLNGK
- a CDS encoding cyclase family protein; translation: MDEWIFLSYLLDGRTPAYGGGESIQIESVRSMENGDTCNTSQWALSNHLGTHIDAPRHFAHNGKTVDDYPASFWIFTSVCVVCVETTKGEMTIGRGELEKAGVPDQTDLLIFKTGFSDLRDKDSYIYEGPVFLPETADYIRSELRSVRVIGFDSISVSSWRDRPLGRETHKRFLDHENPILLLEDLDLSSIDRHSTIVCCIISPLRVTGADASPCTVLARIHHT
- the pseB gene encoding UDP-N-acetylglucosamine 4,6-dehydratase (inverting) yields the protein MLNGKTILITGGTGSFGKKCVQTILSRYEPRRLIIFSRDELKQFEMSQVFSVEKYPCLRYFIGDVRDKERLHRAFHNVDYVIHAAALKQVPSCEYNPFEAIKTNIIGAENIINVAIDQGIKKIIALSTDKAANPINLYGATKLCADKLFIAANTYASSGNTRFANVRYGNVFGSRGSVIPFFLEERKNGVLPITDERMTRFWITLQRGVDFVLASLERMKGGELFIPKIPSMKIVDLARAIGPECELKVVGIRPGEKIHEVLLPREESRNAVEFDEFYVVQPDMKFFHYESWSNGAEVPEGFEYNSGNNTQWLTAEQMRSMIEELYPEEPVGIDTTYMKIK
- the pseC gene encoding UDP-4-amino-4,6-dideoxy-N-acetyl-beta-L-altrosamine transaminase, which produces MNDPEIIPYGCQTIEEDDIESVVEILRSTLITTGPAVEQFEDKLRNYLGVKYAVVCSSGTAALHLACLAAGIGPGDDVITSPLTFSASANCSIFVNARPRFVDIEIDTGCMNADALEEYLSERKNNGSARAVIPVHYSGLTCDIPGIYDIARENDLVVIEDSCHALGAQYRHDGTWYMVGACAHSDMSVFSFHPVKHITTGEGGAITTNDENIYKKLIKLRSHGMEKDHEHFKYPELAQDNTGNVNPWYYEIEEVGYNFRITDFQCALGMHQLQKLETFLEKRRKIASVYTEAFSDLDHLALQATFEDRNHAYHLFPVLIDYDAIGLTRGELMLLLRDKGIGSQVHYIPVHYLGYYRKKFGYSPGDYPNAERFYEKELSLPIFPKLTREQQEHIIEEIQRVFSS